GTAAACGGGTATTCGGCGATCTCCGGTTCGAAATTCGTGACCAGGTCGACCAGCGAGGATTTTCCGCTGTTGGGCGGTCCCAGAACCATCACCTGCGCGGCCCCGTGCTTTTCGACATGGTCAAGATAGGTCGTTCTTTTGCCTCCACCTTTCTGGGATTTGCCGGACTGCATCTTCTGCCGGATTTTGGCCATACGGGTCTTGATATCGGCCCGCATCTTCTCGGTTCCCTTGTGCTTGGGGATAACCCGCATCATCTCTTCCAGGCAGGCCAGCTTTTCCTCGTCGGTCGAGGCCTTGCGGAAGCGTTCCTCGGCTTCCTTGTATTGAGGTGTCAGATTTGCAGGCATATACTTTAAAATTCAGCAATATCTCAGATTTGTCAAGTATTTGCGCAAACTACTGTAACAATCGAATGATCTCTTCGGCCAGTTGCTCAGCAATCAATCGATGACCGAGCTGGTTGGGATGGCAGTGATCGACAAACAACTGTTCGCGCCCTACCCGATCGAACATCGAAACCAGGTCGATCAAGGGCAGGTTATGCTGGCGTGCGAGATCGATAATTATCTGGTTATAGTTTTCTTTTATTCGCAGTGAATTGAAATCGTGGTTGCGCGCGCGATTGAGGTAAAAATGTGCTGAATCCGGCTGATCGAGGCGATAAAACGTCATGCCCAGG
The DNA window shown above is from Candidatus Zixiibacteriota bacterium and carries:
- a CDS encoding tetratricopeptide repeat protein — encoded protein: DIEALNNLGVIFWRQFQLDSALVYLRQAVAHDPENPYLLYNLGMTFYRLDQPDSAHFYLNRARNHDFNSLRIKENYNQIIIDLARQHNLPLIDLVSMFDRVGREQLFVDHCHPNQLGHRLIAEQLAEEIIRLLQ